In Aliidongia dinghuensis, the following proteins share a genomic window:
- a CDS encoding aromatic-ring-hydroxylating dioxygenase subunit beta → MTATASEASAVDTILRARVRDLYDAYYDALDDVRLAEWPDFFTAECLYRVIPRENFERGYTLSTMQAESRGMLQDRVTGLLKTQMYAPRYYRRFPGPLRMTRTAEGIGTRHNLLMVQTLIDQQPSIVLCGTCHDVIVEDEDRLRFKARVVVFDSEMIANSLVYPA, encoded by the coding sequence ATGACCGCGACAGCAAGCGAGGCGTCCGCCGTCGACACCATCCTGCGCGCCCGCGTACGGGACCTGTACGACGCCTATTACGACGCGCTCGACGACGTGCGGCTGGCGGAATGGCCGGACTTCTTCACGGCGGAATGCCTCTACCGCGTCATCCCGCGCGAGAATTTCGAGCGGGGCTACACGCTCTCGACCATGCAGGCGGAAAGCCGGGGCATGCTGCAGGATCGCGTCACCGGCCTCCTGAAGACGCAGATGTACGCGCCGCGCTACTACCGCCGTTTCCCCGGCCCGCTGCGCATGACGCGGACGGCTGAGGGTATCGGCACCCGGCACAACCTGCTGATGGTGCAGACGCTGATCGACCAGCAGCCGTCGATCGTGCTGTGCGGCACCTGCCATGACGTGATCGTGGAGGACGAGGACCGCCTGCGCTTCAAGGCGCGCGTCGTCGTCTTCGATTCCGAGATGATCGCAAACAGCCTCGTCTATCCCGCGTAG
- a CDS encoding aromatic ring-hydroxylating dioxygenase subunit alpha: MPEDMTAPPADRIWDAGETGKVPYWVYTDDAVYRRELERIWYGPHWLYCALEAEIPNVGDFKTTTLGERPVIVVRSTEDEISVVENRCAHRGVKFCQSRSGHAKDLLCPYHQWAYDLSGKLIGVPFRRGVRRQGGMPADFDPARHGLNRLRVEVVNGVVWATFSDETPPFREYLGEKFWKHYTRVYDGRKLEVLGYNRQHIPANWKLMQENIKDPYHAGLLHVFFVTFGLFRADQKSAVDIDDTGRHGILISRKGEQEVNDVTTDMRNFQGDLKLADPRILDVVKEFPGDETVGMITVFPSVILQQQVNSLTTRQIVPKGPNGFDFHWTHWCYADDTPEMRLRRTRQANLFGPAGFVSADDGEVIEMSQQGFSAAADEAALVLMGGREIAPTDHMVTETAIRGMYRYWREVMGL; encoded by the coding sequence ATGCCGGAAGACATGACGGCGCCACCCGCCGACCGGATCTGGGATGCCGGGGAGACGGGAAAGGTTCCCTACTGGGTCTATACGGACGACGCGGTCTACCGCCGCGAGCTGGAGCGGATCTGGTACGGACCGCACTGGCTCTATTGCGCGCTGGAAGCGGAAATTCCGAACGTCGGCGACTTCAAGACGACCACGCTGGGCGAGCGTCCGGTGATCGTGGTGCGCAGCACCGAGGACGAGATCAGCGTGGTGGAAAACCGCTGCGCGCACCGCGGCGTGAAGTTCTGCCAGTCGCGTTCAGGCCACGCCAAGGACCTGCTCTGCCCCTATCACCAATGGGCCTACGATCTCAGCGGCAAGCTGATCGGCGTGCCGTTCCGCCGCGGCGTGCGCCGCCAGGGCGGCATGCCGGCCGACTTCGATCCGGCCCGGCACGGCCTCAACCGCTTGCGGGTCGAGGTGGTGAACGGCGTAGTCTGGGCAACCTTCTCCGACGAGACGCCGCCGTTCCGGGAATATCTCGGCGAGAAGTTCTGGAAGCACTACACGCGCGTCTATGACGGGCGGAAGCTCGAGGTGCTGGGCTATAACCGCCAGCACATCCCGGCCAACTGGAAGCTGATGCAGGAGAACATCAAGGACCCGTATCACGCGGGCCTGCTGCACGTGTTCTTCGTCACCTTCGGCCTGTTCCGCGCCGACCAGAAGTCCGCGGTCGACATCGACGACACCGGCCGCCACGGCATCCTGATCAGCCGCAAGGGCGAGCAGGAGGTGAACGACGTCACCACCGACATGCGCAACTTCCAGGGCGACCTGAAACTGGCCGACCCGCGCATCCTCGACGTGGTGAAGGAATTCCCCGGCGACGAGACGGTCGGCATGATCACCGTCTTCCCGAGCGTCATCCTGCAGCAGCAGGTGAACTCGCTCACCACGCGGCAGATCGTGCCCAAGGGGCCGAACGGCTTCGACTTCCACTGGACGCACTGGTGCTACGCCGATGACACGCCGGAGATGCGGCTCCGGCGCACCCGCCAGGCGAACCTGTTTGGCCCGGCCGGCTTCGTTTCCGCCGACGACGGCGAGGTCATCGAGATGAGCCAGCAGGGCTTCTCCGCCGCCGCGGACGAGGCGGCGCTCGTGCTGATGGGCGGCCGCGAGATCGCGCCGACCGACCACATGGTCACCGAAACGGCGATCCGCGGCATGTACCGCTATTGGCGCGAGGTGATGGGGCTATGA
- a CDS encoding non-heme iron oxygenase ferredoxin subunit, which translates to MNWIKTIETAAVDADGIASATANGRRIAVYAVDGTYFATSDICTHGQAFLSDGYLDGHLIECPLHQGLFDVRTGAPAGAPCTQPVRSFPVKVEDGFVHIQVEEPAA; encoded by the coding sequence ATGAACTGGATCAAGACCATCGAGACCGCCGCCGTCGATGCGGACGGCATCGCCAGCGCCACGGCGAACGGGCGGCGCATCGCCGTCTATGCCGTGGACGGCACGTATTTCGCCACCTCCGACATCTGCACGCACGGCCAGGCCTTCCTGTCCGACGGCTATCTGGACGGGCACTTGATCGAGTGCCCGCTGCACCAGGGCCTGTTCGACGTGCGCACCGGTGCGCCCGCCGGCGCCCCCTGCACCCAGCCGGTCCGCAGCTTCCCGGTAAAGGTCGAGGACGGCTTCGTCCACATCCAGGTCGAGGAACCCGCGGCATGA
- a CDS encoding MFS transporter: MSQARIIDVAATIERARFGRFHFIITALCALIALLDGFDTQAIAYVAPVIAEQWRMNIAGFGTIFGAGLAGLTLGAFILSPAADFFGRKRVILLSILIFGLFSLVTASAHSMDQLLLYRLLTGLGLGGAMPNIIALTAEYSPSRLRATLVTVMFCGFPFGSTVGGLISAPLIAAYGWPSVFVTGGVAPLAILLLLAVWMPESVRYLVARGAPAERVRAILAHLDPSLIAQAAPDAVCRLNEPAVEGFPVAELFLEGRARTTALLWVAFFMNLLVMYFLVNWLPSLLRGTGLPMRVAILSTAVLNLGGVVGAIALGRMIDRLNPHLVLGSAYAASAAFIAVVAFSASDLWVLMPATFLAGFGVVGAQIGMNALAAGVYPTAIRSTGVGWALGVGRIGSIIGPVAGGLLLGAGWGTEDVVLAAVVPALLASTAVFALGRHRVPVRAIDASLAH; the protein is encoded by the coding sequence ATGTCGCAAGCTCGCATCATCGACGTGGCCGCGACCATCGAACGCGCGCGGTTCGGACGGTTTCATTTCATCATCACGGCGCTCTGCGCGCTGATCGCGCTGCTCGACGGGTTCGACACGCAGGCGATTGCCTATGTCGCCCCGGTCATTGCCGAGCAATGGCGGATGAATATCGCCGGTTTCGGCACCATCTTCGGCGCGGGTCTCGCCGGCCTGACCCTCGGCGCCTTCATCCTCAGTCCGGCGGCCGACTTTTTCGGGCGGAAGCGCGTCATCCTGCTGTCTATCCTGATATTCGGCCTGTTCTCGCTCGTCACCGCCTCGGCGCACTCGATGGACCAGCTGCTGCTCTATCGCTTGCTCACCGGTCTCGGCCTCGGCGGCGCCATGCCAAACATCATCGCACTCACCGCCGAATATTCCCCATCGCGGCTGCGCGCGACGCTGGTCACCGTCATGTTCTGCGGCTTCCCGTTCGGATCCACGGTCGGCGGCCTGATCAGCGCGCCGCTGATCGCGGCCTACGGCTGGCCTTCGGTCTTCGTCACGGGCGGCGTGGCGCCGCTCGCGATCCTGTTGCTGCTGGCCGTCTGGATGCCGGAATCCGTGCGCTATCTGGTGGCGCGCGGCGCGCCGGCCGAACGGGTCCGGGCGATCCTCGCCCACCTCGACCCGTCGCTCATCGCGCAAGCGGCACCGGACGCCGTGTGCCGGCTGAACGAGCCGGCGGTGGAGGGCTTCCCCGTCGCCGAGCTGTTCCTGGAAGGCCGGGCGCGCACCACGGCGCTCTTGTGGGTCGCCTTCTTCATGAACCTGCTGGTCATGTATTTCCTGGTGAACTGGCTCCCCTCTCTACTGCGCGGCACCGGCCTGCCGATGCGGGTCGCCATCCTGTCCACCGCCGTGCTGAACCTGGGCGGCGTGGTCGGCGCCATCGCGCTCGGCCGGATGATCGACCGGCTCAACCCTCACCTTGTGCTGGGCAGCGCCTATGCCGCCTCGGCGGCCTTCATCGCGGTCGTCGCCTTCTCGGCATCCGACTTGTGGGTCCTGATGCCGGCCACTTTCCTCGCCGGGTTCGGCGTGGTCGGCGCGCAGATCGGCATGAACGCGCTCGCGGCCGGCGTTTATCCGACGGCCATCCGCTCCACGGGTGTCGGCTGGGCGCTCGGCGTCGGCCGCATCGGGTCGATCATCGGCCCGGTCGCGGGCGGCCTGCTGCTGGGTGCGGGCTGGGGCACAGAGGACGTCGTGCTGGCCGCCGTCGTGCCGGCCCTGCTGGCATCGACTGCGGTCTTCGCCCTCGGCCGGCACCGCGTGCCCGTCCGGGCGATCGACGCCTCGCTGGCGCACTGA
- a CDS encoding IclR family transcriptional regulator has translation MVGKRKGIQSVEIGVGVLDALVKLGRPSTLSEVAKASDLSASQAHRYLASFVNTGFLRQDPATALYDLHAGALRLGLAAMARLDVFEEASQVAQEVVAATGRTILLAIWSDLGPTIVRWYPGSPPVYTTLAIGSRLSLTMSATGRVFLAFLNETYVSDFLQRELVLERTNGPVDIDALRQQVRRDLIAAVDGTIIPGLRAYAVPIFNVQGQLVLVMSAIASQSFAVDADAAVKQRLIAAGQEVTHRLGGRWPEMHWPEGR, from the coding sequence ATGGTCGGCAAGCGCAAGGGGATCCAGTCGGTCGAGATCGGCGTCGGCGTGCTGGACGCGCTCGTCAAGCTGGGCCGGCCAAGCACCTTGTCCGAGGTCGCCAAGGCCAGCGACCTGTCGGCGAGCCAGGCGCACCGCTATCTCGCGAGCTTCGTCAACACGGGCTTCCTGAGGCAGGACCCGGCGACGGCGCTCTACGACCTGCACGCCGGCGCCCTGCGGCTCGGCCTCGCAGCGATGGCACGGCTCGACGTGTTCGAGGAGGCGAGCCAAGTTGCCCAAGAGGTCGTGGCGGCCACCGGGCGCACCATTCTGCTCGCCATCTGGTCGGACCTGGGCCCGACCATCGTGCGCTGGTATCCGGGCTCCCCACCCGTCTACACGACGCTCGCCATCGGCTCCCGGCTGTCGCTCACCATGTCGGCGACGGGCCGCGTGTTCCTCGCCTTCCTCAACGAGACCTATGTCTCCGACTTCCTGCAGCGCGAGCTGGTGCTCGAGCGAACGAACGGCCCGGTCGACATCGACGCGCTGCGCCAGCAGGTGCGGCGCGACCTGATCGCCGCCGTGGACGGCACGATCATTCCCGGCCTCAGAGCTTACGCCGTGCCGATATTCAACGTGCAGGGCCAGCTCGTGCTCGTGATGTCCGCCATCGCATCGCAGAGCTTCGCGGTCGACGCGGACGCCGCCGTGAAGCAGCGCCTCATCGCCGCCGGCCAGGAGGTCACGCATCGACTGGGTGGGCGCTGGCCTGAGATGCATTGGCCTGAGGGCCGCTGA
- a CDS encoding NAD(P)/FAD-dependent oxidoreductase, whose product MSRGAVIVGAGQAGGRAAMLLAERGYPGPVMLIGAEPLPPYERPPLSKDMLADPAAAPAFLAAADEYERLGVRMMLGRRVVSIDRAARRVVLDDGTTVPYRQLVLATGGRPRHLPFQLQRLQTLRTVDDVHAIAAQAAGARSVLVIGGGVIGLEVAATLRIKGLAVTVVEIGSRLLGRNFPHPVAALIAERHRARGVDIRTGLRVRTMWEDAAGVHATLSNDETITADFAVAGIGIVPDTGLAQDAGLIVDDGVVVDEAMRSSDPAIFAIGDMAAQAGADGRFARYETWQNANVTAERAAAAILGEALPPRDAPWFWTDQFDLNVQLAGRTGPEVEGARIVEQGSTVAGGRVFLLIEGRRLAGVAAVNAGRDMSVCRRLVAAEVELPDGFVAAEVFDARAARALLGSSRVGGSRVSGPQANASQASAHPVDA is encoded by the coding sequence ATGAGCAGAGGTGCAGTCATCGTCGGGGCCGGCCAGGCCGGCGGACGCGCGGCCATGCTGCTGGCCGAGCGCGGCTATCCCGGCCCGGTCATGCTGATCGGGGCCGAGCCCTTGCCGCCCTACGAGCGCCCGCCGCTATCGAAGGACATGCTGGCCGACCCCGCCGCAGCGCCGGCCTTCCTGGCTGCGGCAGATGAATACGAGCGGCTGGGCGTCCGGATGATGCTCGGCCGACGGGTGGTGTCGATCGACCGGGCGGCGCGGCGCGTGGTACTCGATGACGGGACAACCGTGCCCTACCGGCAGCTCGTGCTCGCGACCGGCGGCCGGCCGCGCCATCTGCCGTTCCAGCTGCAGCGGTTGCAGACCCTGCGCACGGTCGATGACGTCCACGCCATCGCGGCACAGGCGGCGGGCGCAAGGTCCGTGCTGGTCATCGGCGGCGGCGTCATCGGGCTGGAGGTCGCAGCGACGCTGCGCATCAAGGGGCTGGCCGTCACCGTGGTGGAGATCGGCTCCCGTCTGCTGGGGCGCAACTTCCCCCATCCCGTCGCCGCTTTGATTGCCGAACGTCACCGCGCCCGGGGCGTGGACATCCGAACCGGCCTCCGCGTCCGCACGATGTGGGAGGACGCGGCGGGCGTGCACGCGACGCTGTCCAACGACGAGACCATTACCGCCGACTTCGCTGTCGCCGGCATCGGCATCGTGCCGGACACCGGCTTGGCGCAGGACGCCGGTCTCATCGTCGACGATGGCGTGGTGGTCGATGAGGCCATGCGTAGTTCAGATCCGGCGATCTTCGCGATCGGCGACATGGCCGCGCAAGCCGGCGCCGACGGGCGCTTCGCGCGCTACGAGACCTGGCAGAACGCCAATGTCACCGCGGAGCGCGCGGCGGCCGCCATCCTGGGCGAGGCGCTGCCGCCGCGGGACGCGCCGTGGTTCTGGACCGACCAGTTCGACCTGAACGTCCAGCTCGCCGGCCGGACCGGGCCGGAGGTCGAGGGCGCCCGTATCGTCGAGCAGGGCTCGACCGTCGCAGGCGGGCGGGTGTTCCTGCTGATCGAGGGGCGGCGGCTTGCCGGGGTGGCGGCGGTCAATGCCGGGCGCGACATGAGCGTCTGCCGGCGCCTGGTCGCCGCCGAGGTGGAACTACCGGACGGCTTCGTGGCGGCCGAGGTCTTCGACGCCCGCGCCGCCCGCGCGCTGCTCGGGAGTTCCCGGGTCGGCGGTTCCCGGGTCAGCGGCCCTCAGGCCAATGCATCTCAGGCCAGCGCCCACCCAGTCGATGCGTGA
- a CDS encoding LysR family transcriptional regulator, protein MRHVTIRQLQLFVAAAETLSFARVAENLHLTPAGVSFQIKQIEALSGFALFERVGKKAALTEAGRTLLGHAKQVLRSLEDADQAMMALKGLTGGQVTIGLVSTAKYLVPHMLARFRAEHPGIVIHLREGNRREINSAIVNGEIDLAVMGQPLPGVDVTAEPFAPHPSVIIAAPDHPLAAYPPADQPLLPAGLLAGENFVLREEGSGTRALFDRFFDRAGFAPRVAMMTSSNETIKQAVMAGMGVALISGHTIGLELRLGLLTTLAVEGFPLMRSWFVAHRRNMPLLPVHRHLRSFFLEKGESIIDELDRDYRRLAAAGAIPAS, encoded by the coding sequence ATGCGGCATGTGACGATCCGCCAGCTCCAGCTTTTCGTCGCCGCGGCGGAGACGCTGTCCTTCGCGCGCGTGGCCGAAAACCTCCATCTGACGCCGGCGGGCGTGTCGTTCCAGATCAAGCAGATCGAGGCGCTGTCGGGCTTCGCGCTGTTCGAGCGTGTCGGCAAGAAGGCGGCGCTGACCGAGGCCGGGCGGACGCTGCTCGGCCATGCCAAGCAGGTCCTTCGCTCGCTCGAGGACGCCGACCAGGCGATGATGGCGCTCAAAGGGTTGACGGGCGGCCAGGTGACGATCGGCCTCGTCTCGACCGCTAAATACCTGGTCCCGCACATGCTGGCCCGCTTCCGCGCGGAGCACCCGGGCATCGTCATTCACCTGCGCGAGGGGAACCGGCGGGAGATCAACAGCGCGATTGTCAATGGCGAGATCGATCTGGCGGTGATGGGGCAGCCGCTGCCCGGCGTCGATGTTACGGCCGAACCTTTCGCGCCACATCCCTCGGTCATCATCGCGGCGCCCGACCATCCGCTGGCGGCCTATCCGCCCGCCGACCAGCCCCTGCTGCCGGCCGGATTGCTCGCTGGCGAGAATTTTGTCCTGCGCGAGGAAGGCTCCGGCACGCGCGCGCTGTTCGACCGCTTCTTCGACCGGGCCGGTTTCGCACCGCGCGTCGCGATGATGACGAGCAGCAACGAGACCATCAAGCAGGCGGTCATGGCCGGCATGGGTGTCGCCCTCATCTCGGGCCACACGATCGGGCTCGAGCTGCGGCTGGGTCTGCTGACGACGCTGGCCGTCGAGGGCTTCCCGCTGATGCGGTCCTGGTTCGTCGCGCACCGGCGCAACATGCCGCTGCTGCCGGTGCACAGACATCTCCGCTCGTTCTTCCTCGAGAAGGGCGAGAGCATCATCGACGAGCTCGATCGCGACTATCGGCGGCTCGCCGCCGCGGGGGCAATCCCGGCGAGCTAA
- a CDS encoding amino acid ABC transporter substrate-binding protein, with protein sequence MMIRFLAAAVLAPVVLATVVLATVVLAAVIGSAAQAATLDTVKARGVVKCGISTGIAGFSLADSQGNYAGIDVEICHALAAAVLGDAGKVKFEPLSPEQRFTALQSGEVDLLARNTTWSLTREAQLGLVFGPTIFYDGQGFMVSKKLGVKSAKELSGATICVQPGTTTELNLADYFRKNNLTLKTVVIESEDEIEGAFFAGRCDALTTDASGLAGVRITRASNPDDYMILPEIISKEPLAPAVRAGDDQWLDIIRWTVFALVDAEEHGLTRANVDEGLKSSDPTVQRLLGVTPGNGKALGLDERWAYRAIRQVGNYGEIFDRTVGANGPLKLARGLNELWSKGGLLYAPPLR encoded by the coding sequence ATGATGATCAGGTTTCTTGCCGCCGCCGTGCTCGCACCAGTCGTGCTCGCAACAGTCGTGCTCGCAACAGTCGTGCTGGCAGCAGTCATCGGCAGCGCTGCCCAGGCCGCGACGCTCGACACGGTGAAGGCGCGCGGCGTGGTCAAGTGCGGCATCTCGACCGGCATCGCCGGCTTCTCGCTGGCCGACAGCCAGGGCAACTACGCCGGCATCGACGTCGAGATCTGCCACGCCTTGGCCGCGGCCGTGCTGGGCGATGCCGGCAAGGTCAAGTTCGAGCCGCTGTCGCCCGAGCAGCGCTTCACGGCGCTCCAGTCGGGCGAGGTCGACCTGCTCGCCCGCAACACGACCTGGTCGCTGACGCGCGAGGCACAGCTGGGGCTGGTGTTCGGCCCCACCATCTTCTACGACGGCCAGGGCTTCATGGTTTCGAAGAAGCTGGGCGTGAAGAGCGCCAAGGAACTGTCGGGCGCCACGATCTGCGTCCAGCCGGGCACCACGACCGAGCTCAACCTCGCCGACTATTTCCGCAAGAACAATCTCACACTGAAGACCGTGGTGATCGAGAGCGAGGACGAAATCGAAGGCGCCTTCTTCGCCGGCCGGTGCGATGCGTTGACGACCGACGCCTCGGGCCTGGCCGGCGTGCGCATCACCCGGGCCAGCAACCCGGACGACTACATGATCCTGCCTGAAATCATCTCGAAGGAACCGCTGGCGCCGGCCGTCCGCGCCGGCGACGACCAATGGCTCGACATCATCCGCTGGACCGTCTTCGCGCTCGTCGACGCGGAGGAGCATGGCCTGACCCGCGCCAATGTCGACGAGGGCCTGAAGAGCAGCGATCCGACAGTGCAGCGCCTCTTGGGCGTGACGCCGGGCAACGGCAAGGCGCTCGGCCTCGACGAGCGGTGGGCTTACCGGGCGATCCGCCAGGTCGGCAATTACGGCGAGATATTCGACCGGACCGTCGGCGCCAACGGGCCGCTCAAGCTCGCCCGCGGCCTGAACGAGCTCTGGAGCAAGGGCGGCCTGCTCTACGCGCCGCCGCTGCGCTGA
- a CDS encoding CmcJ/NvfI family oxidoreductase yields the protein MSLSAAQIESLPRVEAVLNYLAAMTEKPRNYTYEPPPGIPQNNAVYEPHRLAISNARPFADRLSLDEEGLALVDHQSAVGDFYDEDALRQVYYPEAERLVAAATGAARVLVFDHTIRRRLPDTADRTAGAPRQPVPRVHNDYTVKSGPQRVRDLLGEEADALLRRRFSVINVWRPIRGPLRDAPLAVCDARSVAFQDLVASDLVYPDRTGETYAVRFNPAHRWFYVPEMRVDEALLLKCYDSATDGRARFAPHTAFEDPTAPADVLPRESIELRTLAFYIA from the coding sequence ATGAGCCTGTCTGCCGCCCAAATCGAAAGCCTGCCGCGTGTCGAGGCGGTGCTGAACTATCTCGCCGCCATGACGGAGAAGCCACGGAACTACACCTATGAGCCGCCGCCGGGCATCCCGCAGAACAACGCCGTCTACGAGCCGCACCGCCTGGCGATCTCCAACGCCCGTCCGTTCGCCGACCGGCTTTCGCTCGATGAGGAGGGGCTGGCGCTCGTCGATCACCAGAGCGCCGTCGGCGATTTCTATGACGAGGACGCCCTGCGCCAGGTCTATTACCCGGAGGCTGAGCGGCTGGTGGCGGCGGCAACCGGCGCCGCGCGCGTGCTGGTGTTCGACCACACGATCCGGCGTCGCCTGCCAGACACGGCCGACCGCACCGCCGGCGCGCCGCGCCAGCCGGTACCTCGGGTGCACAACGACTACACCGTCAAGTCGGGGCCGCAGCGGGTGCGGGATCTGCTGGGCGAGGAAGCGGATGCGCTGCTGCGCCGGCGCTTCTCGGTGATCAATGTCTGGCGGCCGATCCGCGGCCCGTTGCGCGATGCCCCGCTCGCCGTGTGCGACGCGCGCAGCGTCGCCTTCCAGGATTTGGTCGCGTCCGATCTCGTCTATCCGGACCGGACAGGGGAAACCTACGCGGTCCGCTTCAATCCGGCGCATCGCTGGTTCTACGTCCCGGAAATGCGCGTGGATGAAGCCCTGCTGCTCAAGTGCTACGATTCCGCCACGGACGGTCGGGCCCGCTTCGCGCCGCATACCGCGTTCGAAGACCCGACCGCGCCGGCCGACGTTCTGCCGCGCGAGAGCATCGAGCTCAGGACGCTGGCGTTCTATATCGCGTAG
- a CDS encoding form I ribulose bisphosphate carboxylase large subunit produces the protein MNEITELKIPDSKITDAKARYRPGVLKYRQMGYWEPDYEPKDTDILALFRITPQPGVEPEEAAAAVAGESSTATWTVVWTDRLTDCEYYRARAYRLDPVPGTPGQWFAYIAYDLDLFEEGSIANLTASIIGNVFGFKPLKALRLEDMRIPPHYLKTFQGPATGIVVERERMNVYGRPLLGATMKPKLGLSGRNYGRVVYEALSGGLDFTKDDENINSQPFMHWRDRYLYCMEAVNKAMAETGEVKGTYLNVTAATMEDMYERAEFAKELGSVIVMIDLVIGYTAIQSMAKWARRNDMILHLHRAGHSTYTRQKNHGISFRVITKWMRMAGVDHIHAGTVVGKLEGDPATVRGFYDTCREIHVPRNLEHGIFFDQPWASLKKLMPVASGGIHAGQMHQLLEHLGEDVVLQFGGGTIGHPMGIAAGATANRVALEVMIKARNEGRDIRREGPEILNQAAKWCQPLRAALDTWRDVTFDYASTDSVDYVPTPTAAF, from the coding sequence ATGAACGAGATCACCGAACTCAAGATTCCCGACTCCAAGATCACCGACGCCAAGGCGCGCTATCGGCCGGGCGTCCTCAAGTATCGGCAGATGGGCTATTGGGAGCCCGACTACGAGCCCAAGGACACGGACATCCTGGCACTCTTCCGGATCACGCCGCAGCCGGGCGTCGAGCCGGAGGAAGCCGCGGCGGCAGTCGCCGGCGAATCCTCGACGGCAACCTGGACCGTCGTCTGGACCGATCGCCTCACCGACTGCGAGTACTACCGTGCCCGCGCCTATCGGCTGGACCCGGTACCAGGCACGCCCGGCCAATGGTTCGCCTATATCGCCTATGACCTCGATCTCTTCGAGGAAGGCTCGATCGCCAACCTGACGGCCTCGATCATCGGCAATGTCTTCGGGTTCAAGCCCCTGAAGGCGCTCCGGCTCGAGGACATGCGGATCCCGCCGCACTACTTGAAGACCTTCCAGGGCCCCGCCACCGGCATCGTCGTCGAGCGCGAGCGCATGAACGTCTACGGCCGGCCGCTCCTCGGTGCCACGATGAAGCCCAAGCTCGGCCTCTCGGGCCGCAACTACGGGCGCGTCGTCTATGAGGCGCTCTCAGGCGGCCTCGACTTCACCAAGGACGACGAGAACATCAACTCGCAGCCCTTCATGCACTGGCGCGACCGCTATCTCTACTGCATGGAGGCGGTCAACAAGGCGATGGCCGAGACCGGCGAGGTGAAGGGCACCTACCTCAACGTGACCGCCGCCACGATGGAGGACATGTACGAGCGTGCCGAATTCGCCAAGGAACTCGGCAGCGTCATCGTCATGATCGACCTGGTCATCGGCTACACGGCGATCCAGTCGATGGCCAAATGGGCGCGACGCAACGACATGATCCTGCACCTGCATCGCGCCGGCCATTCGACCTACACGCGGCAGAAGAACCACGGCATCTCGTTCCGCGTCATCACCAAATGGATGCGCATGGCCGGTGTCGACCACATCCATGCCGGGACGGTGGTCGGCAAGCTCGAGGGCGATCCGGCCACGGTGCGCGGCTTCTACGACACCTGCCGCGAGATCCATGTCCCGCGCAATCTCGAGCACGGCATCTTCTTCGACCAGCCCTGGGCCAGCCTCAAGAAGCTGATGCCGGTCGCATCCGGCGGCATCCACGCCGGCCAGATGCATCAGCTGCTCGAGCATCTGGGCGAGGACGTCGTGCTGCAATTCGGCGGCGGCACGATCGGCCATCCCATGGGGATCGCCGCGGGCGCCACTGCCAACCGTGTCGCGCTCGAGGTCATGATCAAGGCCCGCAACGAGGGCCGCGACATCCGGCGCGAAGGGCCGGAGATCCTCAACCAGGCGGCAAAATGGTGCCAGCCGTTGCGGGCAGCCCTCGACACCTGGCGGGACGTGACCTTCGACTATGCCTCGACGGACTCGGTCGACTACGTCCCGACCCCGACCGCCGCCTTCTGA
- a CDS encoding YbhB/YbcL family Raf kinase inhibitor-like protein, translating into MLKRLGAVAMVLAVAVAGAGAAQAQSPAFSVDFTWQGTTSCFDPKSPPFTLGGVPGGTKALKFAMKDLDAPTYPHGGGSIAYDGQSEVRRGAFSYQGPCPPDGQHSYQWTVEALDGNGRTLARAIVTKKFPER; encoded by the coding sequence ATGCTGAAACGACTGGGGGCTGTTGCGATGGTGCTGGCGGTGGCGGTGGCGGGCGCCGGTGCGGCGCAGGCGCAATCTCCTGCCTTCTCCGTCGATTTCACCTGGCAGGGCACGACGTCGTGCTTCGATCCGAAATCGCCGCCGTTTACTCTCGGCGGCGTGCCCGGCGGGACGAAGGCGCTCAAGTTCGCGATGAAGGACCTGGACGCGCCGACCTATCCGCACGGCGGCGGATCGATCGCCTATGACGGGCAGAGCGAGGTGCGCCGAGGCGCCTTCTCCTATCAGGGGCCCTGTCCGCCCGACGGCCAGCACAGCTATCAATGGACCGTGGAGGCGCTCGACGGAAATGGCCGGACGCTCGCGCGCGCCATTGTCACCAAGAAATTCCCCGAACGATGA